Sequence from the Deltaproteobacteria bacterium genome:
TTTTCGACCCGGCCCTTTTCTCCCAGTCCCCCGACTGGAATTCACCGAGCTTCACGTGCATGTCGTTCCTCTCGAAATTGTTGCTGAAAATGCCGGGATAGGAGGAAAAGTTTATCATGATACCCGTTCTGTTGTTGAGCAGCACGTTGAAATCGATCAACGAGTTGCTCTTTCTGAAAAGGTTTATCCCGAGCTGGTTCCCCACGATGTCGCAGTGGGTCACGTGGGGCGACGAAAACTCCCTGATGTCGATCGCGCTCTTGTTGTTTTTGAAGGTGCAGTCCGAAATCTTTTCGAAGGAAAACTGCACGCTCAATATCCCCGTGACGTTGTTTTCGAACGTGCAGCGCTTTACCAGGGAGTTCTTCCCCACCTGCCGGAACACCGCTCCCTGCTCAAAGGAGGAGAACGTGGATGACACCACTTCCACGGGCGCATTGGTGAGGGCGAACAGCCCCCTCTTCCCGCCCCTGAGCTCGCACTTCTCCAGGCGGCCGCTCCCGCCATTCTGGACGACCACGCCTATCTCCCTCACCGTGTCGAAGCGGGATCCGACGAGTTCCACCCTTCCCGAGAGGTTCGCTACCACCCCCACGAGATTCTTCCTGAAGGTGCAGTTCTCCAACCGGGCAAGCGCCTTCTGGTTGACCTCTACGCCCTGCCTGCAGTTCTCGAAGGTGGAATCGCTCACGTATACCGAGGCGTTTGCAAGCGACAGCCCCGACGAAGCGCCTTCCAGAGCCGCGTGCCGGATGACGCTCTCCCCGGACCCTTCCAGGACGATACCGGTCCACGCACCGGGGGCAACGTCACCCTCGGGGTGCAAGCGCACGGCCCGCCCCTTATCCCCCCTTACCTCCAGCGCTCCAAGGACGCGGATCGCCACTTTCTCGCCCTGCTTTATGGCAACCTCGGCACCCGGCAGGATGACGAGCCTCTCTCCCTCGGCGACGGTAAAGGTCTTATCGAGCGCTACTTTCCCCTTCCACTCTATGACCTTCGCCTCCTTCTCTTCCGCTTCCGCCCGATCCGCCCCGGTGAAACCGAAAATCCCGAGGAATAGGGTAAGGCCGACAAAAACGAACACCCCATACCTAACGAACTTCATGATTCCCCCCCTTCGCTGCCTGCAAGCGTAACGGTTGAGGAAAATGCATTGCATATCGCCTGCCATATCTGAATGTCCCGGGAAATGGGCATGTGAAGAAAAAAACGGGTGGAGGCTCTCTCCCGCCGTGCGCATGGGCTACTCGCTTTCTGCGATCAGATACGTGCTCCCCGGGGCGAGACCTGCCTTCACGACACTCTTCCCAGAGGGAAAGCGGACCTCCACGTCGTAGGAGCCGGCAGGGTCCACACCAAAGTGGACCTCCCTTGGCGGCTGGGAGCAGAAACCGTTGGAGGAGATGACCTCGCGGTATCCGAGCAGATTGCGGGTACCCGCGGCAAAGAGGTAGACCTTCGCGCCGATGGCGTCCCTCGATGTCTTGAAACCGGGCGATGCCTTGGCGTACGAGGTCCCGGAGCACTCTACCTTGATCCAGCCATTGTCGTTCTGCTCGTTGCGAAAGAGACGGTTCGCCATTTCCCAGTTGATCACGTAGAGGTCGAGGTCGCCGTCGTTGTCGAAGTCGCCAAACGCGGCCCCCTTGGACCTCACCGTCTCCAGCATCATGAAGGGATAGCGGTTCACGACGTCGGTGAACGTCCCGTCGCCCTTGTTCCGGTAGAGCTGGTTGGAAAACTTGCAGTCCCCCTCGTACAGGTCCAGGTCACCGTCGTGGTCTATGTCGCCAAAGGTCGGGCCCTTTCCCCACCCTTCGCTGCCCACGCCCGAATCCTTCGCTATGTCTTTGAACCGGCCCGCCCCGTCGTTCAGGTAGAGGGTGTTGCTTCCGACGTAGTTCGAGACATACATATCCAGGTCCCCGTCGTTGTCGACGTCCCCGAATGCAGCGCCGAGTGACCAGTTTGCGTCGCCGGTACCGGAATCTTCGGTAGCGTCCCTGAAGGTGCCGTCGCCGTTGTTCACAAAGAGCCGGTTTCCCTCTCCGGCCGGGTACCTGCCGTTGCTCACGTAGATATCGGGCCAGCCGTCGCCGTTTACGTCCGAAAAGGAGGCGCTCCAGCTCCAGGACCGGTCACCCACTCCCGCCGTATCGGAAACATCGGTGAACGTTACCTCCTCTCCCCGGGAGTCGTTGCGGTAGAGAACGTTTTTCGCCCCCACGCCGTAATTCGCGCAGTATATGTCGAGCTTCCCGTCCCTGTTGTAGTCACCCATGGCCGCACCGTAGGTAAACTCGCGGCAGCCGACGCCTGCGGCCTCCGTTACGTCGACGAACTTCGGTTTGCCCGGCGTGCTGGCATTTATAAGGAGCCTGTTTGCCTCTATCTCGTACCTCCCTCCTTTGGCGAGGTAGAGGTCTGGTTTCCCGTCGTTGTTGACATCGCCGAAGACCGATCCCATGCAAAACCCGGCATCGGCCGCTCCGGCCTCGGCCGTCACGTCGGCGAAGGTCCCGTCCCCCCTGTTCAGGTAGAGCCTGTTCTCCCCACCCTTGTTGGAGACGTACATATCGAGCAGGCCGTCACCGTCGACGTCGGCCCAGGCGATACCCTTCCCCCTCCCCTTGTCTCCGGTCATCGACTCTTTCGTGATGTCGGTGAAAGGATCGGCCTGGGACAGGGTGGCGAAAAGGGGGAGCAGAAATACACAGGTCAACACCCACGCAAAACCACGTGCCCTGGTCATCACAGGTCTCCTTTGAGGATATTTTGCCCTTCTCACGGTCAGCAGGGGTGAACTGCAGAGGAACCGACGATTTTCGGCTTTACATAGCGCATCTTCTTCATCTCATGCCTCCCTGTATGGATACGTTGGAAGTATACCCGTTACCAAATCTTACGCTTTGTTATCCGATATGTTACAGGGGAAATGGCGATGAGTCAATCACGGGGAAAGATGGAAGCTGTGTGGGGAAGAATTGCCCCCGGTGAGGAAATTTTTGCCAGAGAAGAAATGCGAGGGAGGTGGATAACGGCCAAATAAAACACGCCCGGCCTGTCAGGATTCGGCAGGAGGAATTATCGGTAACACCTGTATCTTTTTCTGTGGAAAAAAGTACTATTCATAAAGGGGAAGATAACAACATCGGTGCAGTTTTGAACAGCCATCCGGAAGGGATACGTCAGATGAGGATAACTCCCTTTGACACCTTCCTTCACCAATGGTATATAATACTTTAATTTTCCGTGCGGAGCTAAGAGATGAGCCCCAAAAAGATCACGGGAGCTTTGACCCTGGTGATTTTTCTCGCCCACGCCGGCCTTGCAGGCGCCTTCTTCGGGATCGGCAAGAGCGGTAAAGTTGAAGTGGGATCGCCGGCGCCCGAGTTTTCCGGAACCGACCTGGAAAAGAACCTCATCCAGTACTCGTCGTACCGGGGAAACAGCGTCGTCCTCCTCGATTTCTGGTCGATTTACTGCGCATCCTGCGTGGAGGAGATGCCCCAGTTAATAGAAATTTACAACGACCTGAAAGACCAGGGGCTCGTGGTTTTGGGGATAAACCTCGACTCCTTCGGCACGCGGCGGGTCATCAGGTTTATCAACGGGCTTGAATACACGATCCCCTATCCCGTCATAATAGACAAAAAAAGAACCATCGCGATGGCTTTCAACGCGATGGTACTCCCCACGACGATCGTGATCGACGCGAGCGGGAAGATACGGATGTATCACGTGGGATACAAGAAGGGGGACGAAAAAGAAATACGGAAGGTGATAGAGTCATCACTGCAGAAGCTCAAAAGAGCGGAGAAAACCAAATGAAGAAAAAACTCATCACATCCCTCCTGGTCCTGCTTGCCGCCTGCATGGCAATCATTACCTCCGGCGCACAGGAGAAAGAGGGTAAGTATACGGAAATACCGACGATAAAGGGGATAGAACCCCTGGAAAAAGGGGCGCCGGCACCGCCCTTTACCATAGAAGACATCAACGGAAACGCCTTCACCATAGAATCCTACAGGGACAAGAATCCCGTGCTCCTTTTTTTCTGGAGCTTTTTCTGCGGCCCCTGCAGGGAGGAAATCCCCTTCATCAACGATATCACGAAGCAGTACAGGGACCGGGGCCTCGTCGTTGCGGGGGTGAACCTCGACGGCAAAGAGATGAAGAAAGCCATCTCGAAGTTCATGGAGCAGGAAGGGATTTCCTACATCGTCGCCTTCGACGAACTCGAAGGGGACTCTTTCAGGGTGGCCGACCCGTTCGGCGTCGCGGGCACACCGTCGCTCTTCCTCATCGATAAAAAGGGCATCCTCGCCTTCAGCAAGGTAGGGGCCGTCGATCATGAAACATTGAAGGGTTTAATAGAGACTGTCTTGGATTAGCTTTTATCACCCAGATACTTTCCCGGGGGAACTATGAGACTCTCAGTGATCGGAGTGGGGTACGTGGGCCTCGTGACGGGCGCATGTTTCGCCGAGATGGGCAACGAGGTAATCTGCTACGACATCGACAGGAAAAAAACGGAAAGGCTGAAAAAGGGCGTTATCCCGATATACGAGCCGGGCCTTCCGGAGCTCGTGGAGAAGAACTTCCGGCAGGGGAGGCTGTCCTTCACGACGGACCTTAAAAAGGCCGTCGAGGGAGGGTTTATCATTTTCATCGCCGTGGGAACGCCATCGGGGCGGAGGGGTGAGGCAAACCTGGAAGGGATATTCGACGCCGCAAGAGGCATCGCCCGGAACATGAACTCCTACAAGATCGTCGTTACCAAGTCCACCGTGCCCGTGGGCACCACCGACAGGGTGGCCGAGATCATCGGGGAAAACATAGTCGACAGCGACATGGAGTTCGACGTGGTCAACAACCCCGAGTTCCTGAAGGAGGGCGCGGCCGTCGAAGACTTCATGTTCCCCGACAGGATCGTCATCGGCTGTTCGAGTTCACGGGTGGCAGAGGTCATGAAGGAGCTCTACGGGCCCTTCTCCCGGAGGGGGGAGAAAGTCACGGTGATGGACATCCGCTCCTCGGAGATGACGAAGTACGCGTCCAACGCGATGCTCGCCACGCGGATCTCCTTCATGAACGAGATCGCCAGGATCTGCGACGCCGTCGGGGCCGACGTGGAGAGCGTCAGGAAAGGCATCGGGAGCGACCCACGAATCGGGAACAAGTTCCTCTACCCGGGGATCGGGTTCGGCGGCTCCTGCTTCCCGAAGGACCTGCGCGCCCTCATATCGACGGCGAAGGGAAGCCGGGTCAGGCCCCGCCTGCTCGACTCGGTGGTCAGGATCAACGACGACCAGCGCAAACGCTTCGCAGAGGAGGTAAAAAAGCACTTTTCCGGAAAGCTCTCCGGCAGGACCTTCGCCGTGTGGGGTATCGCCTTCAAGCCGAACACCGACGACATCAGGGAGGCCCCCTCCATCGACGTGATCGAGTATCTCGTGAACGGGGGGGCGAAGGTGAAGGCCTTCGACCCCATCGCAATGAAAAATGCCCGGGAGCGGTTCAGGGGAAACAGCGCCGTCTCCTTCGGCAGGGGCAACTACGAAGTCTTGAAAAACGCCGACGCCCTGCTCATCTTCACCGAGTGGCCCCTGTTCAGGGAGCCCGACTTCGACAAGATAAAGAAGCTGATGAAAAAACCCCTCATCTTCGACGGGAGAAACCTCTACAACCCGGCGAGGATGAAGAGCTTCGGGATCGAGTATTACTGCGTGGGGAGAAACAGGTAACCGGGGAAAGCCCGGGAGTGCAGTTTCCGGTTTCCGGTTTACGGTTGAACCAGAAACGAGAAACGGGAAAATGCAACCTGATTCTTTTCTGCTCCCCGTTGTTCTGGGTTTTCATTCCGCATTCCGAATTCCGCATTCCGCATTACCATTTTTTTATTTAACGACCCTTCCCCTCCTCCACTTCCTGAGCGCTTCGGTGACATCGATCCCCTCGTGACACCGGGTGCAGGCCTCCTCGATGGTTGCAACTCCCCTCGATTTCACCGGTGAGAAGTGAAAAACATGGGAGGGCTTTCTCTTCAGCCGCTCGTCATCCTTGGTGTGGCACTCGGTGCAGGCAAGCTCCGGCCCGGAAAAGTCGAACTTGTGGTCGTGTATCGAGTACCTCAGGCCGTCGTCGGTGGTCTTCGGCGGGTGGCAGTCGACGCACTGCACGTCACCGGGATCGTGCTTGGTGTGGAGGCTCTCGATTTTATACAGCTTCACGTGGCAGGTGCCGCAGTACTCGTCGCGCGACATGTAGCGCTCCTGGACCTGGGTGATCCCCCGGTCGAAACCGCAGATGTCGCACGCCCTGCCGGTGGAGTAGAACTTGTTCGCCCAGTAGAGGTACATCCGGTGCCTCTCCCCGTAGTCGACGGTTCCCCAGTACCACTTCCGGGACTTGGGCTTGGGCGCGAAAAACTCGGTGAAGTAGTCGTTCAGGTCCTCCCCGGGCGTGTACCCCGCGGGGAAGGGGTACTTGCCGCCGTACTTCTTGTCCTTCCCATCGGTGTGGCACGCCTCGCATATCATGTCGCGCCTCACCTTGTCGAGCTTCGCCGGGTTGACGATGTCACCCGGCTCCTCCGTTTCGGCATGCTTCTTCCCCGGGCCGTGACAGGCCTCGCAGCCGATGGAGGGCTCGTGGAAGGTGAGGGTCTCGGGGTCGAAACCGGTGGTGTGGCAGCCGTCGCAGAACACGGTGTAGGGCTGCTGGCGCCAGTTGAATATCGAGTAGGGCTCCCATTCGTCTTTGGTTATGTTCCAGTATTTCGGAAGGACGTAGTAATCGTCGTCGATGAAGGTTATGTACTTCTGTATCCAGTGACTCCCGATCACCCAGTAGATGTCGTCTTTGTCAAAGGGGACTGCCTCGAAGTTCTTCGCGCGGATGACTGAGGGATTCTCCTTCGCGTCCCTGAGCATGTTGGCGTGGGGAGTCACCTTCCAGGTGTCGTAGACCTCCTCGTGACACTTCCCGCAGGTCTTCGAACCGACGTACCCGGCCCTTCCCGGGCCGCCGAACGCATAGATAAGGCAGGGGATCATAAGAACCAGGGAGAGAAAAAGTGACGTAACCCCAGGATGCCGGTTACTGCTCGCGATATGCAATATATAACCTCAAAAACTCTAATTAATTATCCTTGCAGGGAAAAAACTCTGCGTCGGTGGTTCATAGTTCATAGTTCGTAGTTCCAATCACCTCTCGAAGGTTTTGCATTCTCTTATTTTGCACTCTCCACTACCATCACGGGGAGTCTGCAGTCCCGAGTCCCGGGTCCCGTGAGACCGGTTTCGCGTTTAGAGTTAAACATGAGGGTTCAGGAAATCTTAACATCTGTTCTTCTCGGGTTTTCATTCCGCATTCCGCATTCCGCATTCCGAATTCCGAATTACCATTTGTTTCCTCGAACCCTTGAACCCTCGGACCCTTCCGCCGAAGGATGCATTTATTCCACAAACTTACTGATAATCGCCTTCACGTTTTCCCCCGCGGTGAACCCTCCCTTCTTGTAGAGGATCTTCCCTTCGCCGTCTATCAGCACGAAGGAGGGGGTGTAGGAGAAGCCGAAAAGCCTGGGCAGCTTGAACTTCGGGTCCAGTATATAGTCTGCCGCGAATTTGTACGTCTCGGCGTAGGGTTTGACCGTCTTCTCCCCGCGCAGGTCGACGGCTACCGCCCAGACGGACAGTTTTCCCCTGTTTTGCTTGACGAACTCGCTGATATCCTTCAGCTCCTCGAAGCAGGCGCTGCAGGCGGTGGTCATGAAAAAGATCATCGTCCGGCTCGTTTTGTCCAGGATATCCTCGTCAAAGGAGATCTCCCTCCCGGAAAGGTCACGGGCCTTGAAATTGGTGACCCTGTCGCCCACGTCCAGCCCGTTTTTGTCCTGCCCGGATGCGGGCGTGAGAAGAAAAAAAGCCAGGATGAGCAGCACAAGGACGCCGATCTTTTTCATCCGGAATCCTCCTATTTGTTCGCTGTGATGGTCCGCCTCAATCCCCGGGAGCCTGTGCCCTCATCTCTGCGAGAAGATCCTCCAGGACGTAGGGGACCTCATTTTCATTCGGCGGGTAGTCACCCACGTGGGCGTACCTCACGATACCGTTATGGTCGATGATCACCTTCAGCGGGATCGGCCCCGCGAGGCGGTAAATCTTCGTTGC
This genomic interval carries:
- a CDS encoding redoxin domain-containing protein; the protein is MSPKKITGALTLVIFLAHAGLAGAFFGIGKSGKVEVGSPAPEFSGTDLEKNLIQYSSYRGNSVVLLDFWSIYCASCVEEMPQLIEIYNDLKDQGLVVLGINLDSFGTRRVIRFINGLEYTIPYPVIIDKKRTIAMAFNAMVLPTTIVIDASGKIRMYHVGYKKGDEKEIRKVIESSLQKLKRAEKTK
- a CDS encoding redoxin domain-containing protein, whose product is MKKKLITSLLVLLAACMAIITSGAQEKEGKYTEIPTIKGIEPLEKGAPAPPFTIEDINGNAFTIESYRDKNPVLLFFWSFFCGPCREEIPFINDITKQYRDRGLVVAGVNLDGKEMKKAISKFMEQEGISYIVAFDELEGDSFRVADPFGVAGTPSLFLIDKKGILAFSKVGAVDHETLKGLIETVLD
- a CDS encoding nucleotide sugar dehydrogenase; translation: MRLSVIGVGYVGLVTGACFAEMGNEVICYDIDRKKTERLKKGVIPIYEPGLPELVEKNFRQGRLSFTTDLKKAVEGGFIIFIAVGTPSGRRGEANLEGIFDAARGIARNMNSYKIVVTKSTVPVGTTDRVAEIIGENIVDSDMEFDVVNNPEFLKEGAAVEDFMFPDRIVIGCSSSRVAEVMKELYGPFSRRGEKVTVMDIRSSEMTKYASNAMLATRISFMNEIARICDAVGADVESVRKGIGSDPRIGNKFLYPGIGFGGSCFPKDLRALISTAKGSRVRPRLLDSVVRINDDQRKRFAEEVKKHFSGKLSGRTFAVWGIAFKPNTDDIREAPSIDVIEYLVNGGAKVKAFDPIAMKNARERFRGNSAVSFGRGNYEVLKNADALLIFTEWPLFREPDFDKIKKLMKKPLIFDGRNLYNPARMKSFGIEYYCVGRNR
- a CDS encoding ammonia-forming cytochrome c nitrite reductase subunit c552; translation: MIPCLIYAFGGPGRAGYVGSKTCGKCHEEVYDTWKVTPHANMLRDAKENPSVIRAKNFEAVPFDKDDIYWVIGSHWIQKYITFIDDDYYVLPKYWNITKDEWEPYSIFNWRQQPYTVFCDGCHTTGFDPETLTFHEPSIGCEACHGPGKKHAETEEPGDIVNPAKLDKVRRDMICEACHTDGKDKKYGGKYPFPAGYTPGEDLNDYFTEFFAPKPKSRKWYWGTVDYGERHRMYLYWANKFYSTGRACDICGFDRGITQVQERYMSRDEYCGTCHVKLYKIESLHTKHDPGDVQCVDCHPPKTTDDGLRYSIHDHKFDFSGPELACTECHTKDDERLKRKPSHVFHFSPVKSRGVATIEEACTRCHEGIDVTEALRKWRRGRVVK
- a CDS encoding redoxin domain-containing protein, with the protein product MKKIGVLVLLILAFFLLTPASGQDKNGLDVGDRVTNFKARDLSGREISFDEDILDKTSRTMIFFMTTACSACFEELKDISEFVKQNRGKLSVWAVAVDLRGEKTVKPYAETYKFAADYILDPKFKLPRLFGFSYTPSFVLIDGEGKILYKKGGFTAGENVKAIISKFVE
- a CDS encoding redoxin domain-containing protein; amino-acid sequence: EYNEFRDKGFELLSIVLQSGDLKDVRDIMEEKKLNYPVLHDKDFSVATKIYRLAGPIPLKVIIDHNGIVRYAHVGDYPPNENEVPYVLEDLLAEMRAQAPGD